From Neomonachus schauinslandi chromosome 12, ASM220157v2, whole genome shotgun sequence, the proteins below share one genomic window:
- the LOC123326386 gene encoding LOW QUALITY PROTEIN: taste receptor type 2 member 134-like (The sequence of the model RefSeq protein was modified relative to this genomic sequence to represent the inferred CDS: deleted 2 bases in 1 codon; substituted 1 base at 1 genomic stop codon), whose protein sequence is MPSSPALIFMVIFFLESLAAVLQNGFIVTVLGREWVXRQVLPAGDMIMAFLAAQFCLDGVAILNNLLTFFEMDYYHISWNFINTLASWLTAWLAVFYCVKIAVFSYPVFFWLKWRISRSVPRLLLGSLVFAGLTVISSAIGTRILMSPSSQGNSILADTVQPFYWCLILPRAMLTWSVPFLLFLVSTLLLMFSLCQHLGQIRDHRLGPRDPSTQAHTMALKSLVFYTSYFLSLIVVSMNITDFQSHWYWAWEVVTYAGICLYSSILVLSTPKLRKVLKTRLWKALDKGWSVSSSQYQ, encoded by the exons ATGCCCTCCTCACCTGCATTGATCTTCATGGTCATCTTCTTCCTGGAGTCGTTGGCTGCAGTGCTGCAGAATGGCTTCATAGTTACTGTGTTGGGCAGGGAGTGGGTGTGACGCCAGGTGCTGCCCGCAGGTGACATGATTATGGCCTTCCTGGCCGCCCAGTTCTGCCTGGATGGGGTGGCCATCCTGAACAACCTCTTGACCTTCTTTGAAATGGACTATTACCACATCTCCTGGAACTTCATCAACACTCTTGCTTCCTGGCTCACTGCCTGGCTTGCCGTCTTCTACTGTGTGAAGATCGCTGTCTTCTCCTACCCTGTCTTCTTCTGGCTGAAGTGGAGGATTTCTCGGTCAGTGCCCAGGCTGCTGCTGGGCTCCCTGGTCTTCGCTGGTCTGACAGTCATCTCATCAGCCATTGGGACTAGAATTCTTATG TCCCCGAGTTCCCAAGGAAACAGCATCCTGGCTGATACTGTACAGCCCTTCTATTGGTGTCTTATTCTACCTCGTGCAATGCTTACGTGGTCAGTCCCATTCCTCCTGTTCTTGGTGTCCACGCTCTTGCTCATGTTCTCACTGTGCCAGCACTTGGGGCAGATAAGGGACCATAGACTGGGCCCACGTGATCCTAGCACACAGGCTCACACCATGGCCCTGAAGTCACTTGTCTTCTATACCTCATATTTCCTGTCTCTGATTGTTGTTTCTATGAACATCACAGACTTTCAGAGTCACTGGTACTGGGCCTGGGAAGTGGTGACCTATGCAGGCATCTGTCTGTACTCCAGCATCCTGGTGCTAAGCACCCCTAAGCTGAGAAAGGTCCTGAAGACCAGGCTTTGGAAAGCTCTGGACAAAGGCTGGTCTGTCTCAAGTTCTCAGTATCAATAA
- the TAS2R60 gene encoding LOW QUALITY PROTEIN: taste receptor type 2 member 60 (The sequence of the model RefSeq protein was modified relative to this genomic sequence to represent the inferred CDS: inserted 3 bases in 3 codons; deleted 1 base in 1 codon; substituted 1 base at 1 genomic stop codon), with protein MPRKLLLNESVQLYEPSKMSSRKWPNVSQRNKAEEESSWELYLLKICIFTERQAVSNGFFITVTLSMEWLLQRTLLPCDKLSVSLGASCLCLQWVVMRKSIYIFLYPLAFPYNPVLQFLAFQXDLLNTATLWFFTQLSAFCCVKTATYPLPIFLWLKQKVSGLVPWMLLSSLGLSSLSTILXFIGNQSLYYYFLRRGLXSWNATGNTIRSYEKSYFSLKLATWTVPTLVFLVGMVLLMSLERHTKKALLSXHGFRDPSAQPHIKVLLALISFAILFSYFLHGAQHCRCFSILEFRHWV; from the exons ATGCCTCGTAAATTGTTGTTGAATGAATCTGTTCAGTTGTACGAGCCATCGAAGAT GTCCAGTAGGAAATGGCCAAATGTCAGCCAGAGGAACAAGGCTGAGGAAGAGAGCAGTTGGGAGCTCTATCTCCTGAAGATTTGCATCTTCACAGAAAGACAAG CAGTGAGCAACGGCTTCTTCATCACTGTAACACTGAGCATGGAGTGGCTGCTACAGAGAACACTGTTA CCTTGTGATAAATTATCAGTCAGCCTGGGGGCCTCTTGCCTCTGTCTGCAGTGGGTGGTGATGAGGAAGagcatttatattttcctgtatCCACTGGCCTTCCCATACAACCCTGTACTGCAGTTCCTAGCCTTCC CGGACTTACTGAACACTGCCACCTTATGGTTCTTCACCCAGCTCAGTGCTTTCTGTTGCGTGAAGACCGCAACCtaccccctccccatcttcctctGGCTAAAACAGAAGGTGTCTGGGTTGGTTCCATGGATGCTGCTTAGTTCCTTGGGACTCTCCAGCTTGAGCACCATCC TTTTCATAGGCAACCAGAGCTTATATTACTACTTTTTAAGGAGAGGGTTGTAATCTTGGAATGCCACTGGGAATACTATAAGATCATATGAGAAATCCTACTTCTCTTTAAAACTTGCTACCTGGACAGT cccaactcttgTCTTCCTTGTTGGCATGGTTTTGCTCATGTCTCTAGAAAGACACACTAAGAAGGCCCTGCTGT ATCACGGCTTTCGTGACCCCAGTGCCCAGCCACACATCAAGGTTCTCCTGGCTCTCATCTCCTTTGCTATCCTCTTCTCCTATTTTCTTCATGGTGCTCAGCATTGCAGGTGTTTTTCCATCTTGGAATTTAGGCACTGGGTGTGA